The Halobellus ruber genome has a window encoding:
- a CDS encoding FaeA/PapI family transcriptional regulator → MTEYYEHDDAECSDSTDAVGGATVADLRDVLAAIEAKAPPALELAERLADATAVGVAAAQATVYDAIDAGVLVEDDTGAFGGVRLGAEYAETPDSADIDTGGAGSSGREPLGNPAENPAPEPDADAADREAAVEALRDVLRFYNERVDDAIADHTEDGEHPDRPTTAREYFTERRGWDDATVDGLLLGWAPPEHVDELVAWLHDRGHSREAILATGAVGETDSGGFYTTFAGRYVLPYYDADGEPAYAIARATGGEGGGAEGYGGHPADYQAGKYAKLRHTDARVPFDEPIYGLDTLADGAHVVVAEGIADAITARELGYAVLSPVARQFKEAHYDPLVDALEAHAVDRVTVVADADSVRSDDAGELEPESIGEAVSAALSPVGAGLRGALNTADALEDRADLDVRVTLPPAPADLENDLDEFVTGPWSGDLAALLRSARPAAAFPEYDDVVGKEPSEAFDAFDAEKYEPTATSADETTAEIRDIYHALDRLDARRVAGRTIVGEWLDDRGDRRHFAPTWAPAGYDGTANFVDRDKWVDMGGRGGRGGPAVMAAIDAGLVRDTECPEAVCGATWWEAVDHLRELGFDIPELEDDKEAEEYDDDPREVSATVDAHRAWEAAGRVTPADVEDDRLAPADEDAFACPACGSEVDAVRAVAVLEGLADGCGGSLGADTYPEAYALARTEYGAPLPRYYTTADAIAEWEAVLDVIGEVGFDHLDEDAIATETTATGDAVGGDAVRAMNPAWRLSESGGSVLVFDSGVVWDADTERVLDVLRFVALDSGLLADATEPLEGEAFTEAYRRARTEYGAPLPRWEPALDGARDLTPQLPPAEELLDAREVDGVGVDALEAAREEVEALIREAASDADTPTVVTALPALGKTTGTIKAARDRPLSYLAPRKELQEQGLDKAAEWGVDAFVLPVFAGERVRDEVLDAAEAYVREHDKTPLRERWSLLEAAVDGADEDVDPTDIFVEDDEEDREEVDLNRATCPTRDGEHGVAWALAFAAARKLGYTPRQIHTLARGLFGAEPPCEHDHGEGADSGGCPYSEAWEEAADAEDPYDLLIGSYTHAHVPSVRTAYDTGPDGDRERHARTVVLDEFVGEAYAHGFDDHADDHARWLASALRADVDDRRDMYEADLFGDEWVRAWLNGEGETVDSVDDALATMGRLGDLFDAREGAATVLDEVDPDLLDTFGLETPLRELVGDGRPAAVAGDLAAALGAVDRHHPAAGVAEWASEAVAEPLERATRGGDATPTVEALDLEELPAAGDLADLVAGAVEAVAEGADGAEGRLRAAVKALRGGREGCEVLAAWADDGYAHPDAHHLLEAIATPTGEDAPENATRVGTSAWAFDDEATEGTTVDVVETGERATVVLDRNGHGARLHNPPARTHAGGEETPLVGLDATGRAELWRVALGEPVETADIHDTPAERAAFLEDALDLRVLRASDRPRYYSGDPGTKDTDGDAALLQAIAEEYAGIDAPRQRGDAPEAVGRPAAITSKGVREVLENDARLDDAVAAWEHFGNLAGANDLGAHRLGAVLGCQHYGDDAIERFAALDAEAVDVSRDGARGGELSYDSDLGDAYLQHMTEDQVMQAILRFARGDSGATVVARTGALREDLPVVGEAQVVETYSDTATEIARAYRRLGRRFTVADVADAVDVSRRQVRRVLAELAEAGYLQRVSAGEGVATVYGPGDQPGAGEVDLPRREDAVDATAGHGPSKEYYTWNVRVAGGETASETGSPAPSTRPVGAPPAPEAVEASGPPG, encoded by the coding sequence ATGACGGAATACTACGAACACGACGACGCAGAATGTAGCGATTCGACCGACGCTGTCGGCGGCGCGACGGTCGCGGACCTCCGGGATGTCCTCGCCGCGATCGAGGCCAAGGCACCGCCCGCCCTGGAGCTCGCCGAGCGGCTCGCGGACGCGACCGCGGTCGGCGTCGCCGCCGCCCAGGCGACCGTGTACGACGCGATCGACGCCGGCGTCCTCGTCGAGGACGACACCGGCGCGTTCGGTGGCGTTCGGCTCGGCGCCGAATACGCGGAAACGCCGGATTCGGCCGATATAGACACTGGAGGAGCCGGTTCTTCGGGGCGTGAACCCCTGGGGAACCCCGCCGAAAACCCGGCTCCAGAACCCGACGCGGACGCCGCCGACCGTGAGGCCGCCGTCGAGGCGCTGCGGGACGTCCTCCGGTTCTATAACGAGCGCGTCGACGACGCGATCGCCGACCACACCGAGGACGGGGAGCACCCCGACCGACCGACCACCGCTCGGGAGTACTTCACCGAGCGTCGCGGGTGGGACGACGCCACCGTCGACGGCCTCCTCCTCGGGTGGGCGCCGCCAGAGCACGTCGACGAGCTCGTCGCGTGGCTCCACGACCGCGGCCACTCCCGGGAGGCGATCCTCGCGACCGGCGCCGTCGGCGAGACCGACAGCGGCGGGTTCTATACCACGTTCGCCGGGCGGTACGTCCTCCCCTACTACGACGCCGACGGGGAGCCCGCGTACGCGATCGCGAGGGCGACCGGCGGCGAGGGCGGCGGCGCCGAGGGGTACGGCGGCCACCCGGCCGACTATCAGGCGGGGAAGTACGCGAAGCTCCGCCACACCGACGCCCGCGTCCCGTTCGACGAGCCGATTTACGGCCTCGACACCCTGGCGGACGGCGCGCACGTCGTGGTCGCGGAGGGGATCGCCGACGCGATCACCGCCCGGGAGCTCGGGTACGCGGTCCTGTCGCCGGTCGCCCGACAGTTCAAGGAGGCCCATTACGACCCGCTCGTCGACGCGCTGGAGGCCCACGCCGTCGACCGTGTGACCGTCGTCGCGGACGCCGACAGCGTCCGCAGCGACGACGCCGGGGAGCTGGAGCCGGAGAGTATCGGCGAGGCCGTCTCGGCCGCGCTGTCGCCGGTCGGTGCCGGGCTCCGAGGCGCCCTGAATACCGCCGACGCGCTGGAGGATCGCGCCGACCTCGACGTCCGCGTGACGCTCCCACCCGCGCCGGCGGACCTGGAGAACGACCTCGACGAGTTCGTAACCGGCCCCTGGAGCGGCGACCTCGCGGCGCTGCTGCGGTCGGCGCGACCGGCGGCGGCGTTCCCCGAGTACGACGATGTCGTCGGTAAGGAGCCCTCGGAGGCGTTCGACGCGTTCGACGCCGAGAAGTACGAGCCGACGGCGACGAGCGCCGACGAGACGACCGCCGAGATTCGCGATATATACCACGCGCTCGACCGCCTCGACGCTCGCCGCGTCGCCGGTCGTACGATCGTGGGCGAGTGGCTCGACGACCGCGGCGACCGACGCCACTTCGCCCCCACCTGGGCGCCCGCCGGGTACGACGGAACGGCGAATTTCGTCGATCGCGACAAGTGGGTCGATATGGGTGGCCGCGGTGGCCGCGGCGGCCCCGCGGTGATGGCCGCGATCGACGCCGGGCTCGTCCGCGACACCGAGTGTCCCGAAGCTGTATGTGGCGCGACGTGGTGGGAGGCGGTCGACCACCTACGGGAGCTCGGGTTTGATATTCCCGAGCTGGAGGACGACAAGGAGGCCGAGGAGTACGACGACGACCCGCGCGAGGTCTCCGCCACGGTCGACGCCCACCGGGCGTGGGAAGCCGCCGGCCGTGTGACGCCCGCTGACGTTGAGGACGACCGCCTCGCCCCCGCCGACGAGGACGCGTTCGCGTGTCCGGCGTGTGGGTCGGAGGTCGACGCCGTCCGCGCTGTCGCGGTCCTGGAGGGTCTCGCCGACGGCTGCGGCGGGTCTCTCGGCGCCGACACCTATCCCGAGGCGTACGCCCTTGCGAGGACCGAGTACGGCGCCCCGCTCCCGCGGTACTACACCACCGCCGACGCGATCGCCGAGTGGGAAGCCGTCCTCGACGTGATCGGCGAGGTCGGGTTCGACCACCTCGACGAGGACGCGATCGCGACCGAGACCACCGCCACCGGTGACGCGGTCGGCGGGGACGCCGTCCGCGCGATGAATCCGGCGTGGCGGCTGTCCGAATCCGGTGGATCGGTCCTTGTGTTCGACAGCGGGGTCGTGTGGGACGCCGATACCGAGCGCGTCCTCGACGTCCTCCGGTTCGTCGCCCTCGACAGCGGCCTCCTTGCCGACGCGACCGAACCGCTGGAGGGCGAGGCGTTCACCGAGGCGTACCGTCGCGCCCGGACCGAGTACGGCGCCCCGCTCCCGAGGTGGGAGCCGGCGCTCGACGGGGCGCGCGACCTCACGCCGCAGCTCCCGCCCGCCGAGGAGCTTCTCGACGCCCGCGAGGTCGACGGCGTCGGTGTCGACGCCCTGGAGGCCGCCCGTGAGGAGGTTGAGGCCCTGATTCGGGAGGCCGCCTCCGACGCCGACACGCCGACCGTCGTTACGGCGCTCCCCGCGCTTGGTAAGACGACAGGAACGATCAAAGCGGCGCGGGACCGGCCGCTGTCGTACCTCGCGCCGCGGAAGGAACTCCAGGAACAGGGGCTCGACAAGGCCGCCGAGTGGGGCGTCGACGCGTTCGTCCTCCCGGTGTTCGCCGGCGAGCGCGTTCGCGACGAGGTCCTCGACGCCGCCGAGGCCTACGTTCGCGAGCACGACAAGACGCCGCTCCGGGAACGCTGGAGCCTCTTAGAGGCCGCCGTCGACGGCGCCGACGAGGACGTCGACCCCACGGACATATTCGTTGAGGACGACGAGGAGGACCGCGAGGAGGTCGACCTCAACCGCGCCACGTGCCCGACCCGGGACGGGGAACACGGCGTCGCGTGGGCGCTCGCGTTCGCTGCCGCCCGGAAGCTGGGGTACACGCCCCGACAGATTCACACCCTGGCGCGGGGGCTGTTCGGCGCCGAACCGCCGTGTGAGCACGACCACGGGGAGGGCGCCGACAGCGGCGGGTGTCCGTATTCGGAGGCGTGGGAGGAGGCCGCCGACGCCGAGGACCCCTACGACCTCCTTATCGGCTCCTACACCCACGCCCACGTCCCGAGTGTCCGCACGGCCTACGACACCGGCCCCGACGGCGATCGCGAGCGACACGCCCGAACCGTCGTCCTCGACGAGTTCGTCGGCGAGGCGTACGCCCACGGGTTCGACGACCACGCCGACGACCACGCCCGGTGGCTCGCCTCCGCGCTCCGCGCGGACGTCGACGACCGTCGCGATATGTACGAGGCGGACCTGTTCGGCGACGAGTGGGTCCGCGCGTGGCTCAACGGCGAGGGCGAGACCGTCGACAGCGTCGACGACGCGCTCGCGACGATGGGGCGGCTCGGCGACCTGTTCGACGCCCGCGAGGGCGCCGCGACCGTCCTCGACGAGGTCGACCCCGACCTCCTCGACACCTTCGGCCTGGAGACCCCGCTCCGGGAGCTCGTCGGCGACGGGCGGCCGGCGGCCGTCGCTGGAGACCTGGCGGCCGCGCTCGGAGCCGTCGATCGCCACCACCCCGCGGCCGGTGTCGCCGAGTGGGCCTCCGAGGCCGTCGCCGAGCCCCTGGAGCGGGCGACTCGCGGCGGCGACGCCACACCCACGGTCGAGGCCCTGGACCTGGAGGAGCTCCCCGCTGCGGGGGACCTCGCGGACCTCGTCGCCGGCGCTGTCGAAGCCGTTGCTGAGGGCGCCGACGGCGCCGAGGGGCGGCTCCGCGCCGCCGTGAAAGCGCTGCGTGGGGGGCGTGAGGGGTGCGAGGTCCTCGCGGCGTGGGCGGACGACGGGTACGCACACCCGGACGCGCATCACCTCCTGGAGGCGATCGCGACGCCGACCGGCGAGGACGCCCCGGAGAACGCGACCCGCGTCGGGACCTCAGCGTGGGCGTTCGACGACGAGGCCACCGAGGGGACCACCGTCGACGTCGTCGAGACCGGCGAGCGCGCGACGGTTGTCCTCGACCGGAACGGCCACGGCGCGCGGCTCCACAACCCGCCGGCCCGGACCCACGCCGGCGGCGAGGAGACCCCACTCGTCGGCCTCGACGCCACCGGCCGCGCCGAGCTGTGGCGGGTGGCCCTCGGCGAGCCCGTCGAGACCGCCGACATACACGACACCCCAGCGGAGCGCGCAGCCTTCCTGGAGGACGCCCTCGACCTCCGCGTCCTCCGCGCGTCGGACCGACCGCGGTACTACTCGGGCGACCCCGGAACGAAAGACACAGACGGCGACGCCGCACTCTTGCAGGCGATCGCCGAGGAGTACGCCGGGATCGACGCGCCGCGACAGCGGGGCGACGCCCCCGAGGCGGTCGGGCGGCCGGCCGCGATCACGTCGAAGGGCGTTCGTGAGGTCTTGGAGAACGACGCCCGCCTCGACGACGCTGTCGCCGCGTGGGAGCACTTCGGGAACCTCGCCGGGGCGAACGACCTCGGCGCCCACCGTCTCGGGGCTGTCCTCGGCTGCCAGCATTACGGCGACGACGCGATCGAACGCTTCGCCGCCCTCGACGCCGAGGCCGTCGACGTCTCCCGGGACGGCGCCCGTGGCGGGGAGCTGTCGTACGACTCCGACCTCGGCGACGCGTACCTCCAGCATATGACCGAGGACCAGGTTATGCAGGCGATCCTGCGGTTCGCGAGGGGGGACTCCGGCGCAACTGTCGTCGCACGGACCGGCGCGCTGCGGGAGGACCTCCCAGTCGTCGGCGAGGCCCAAGTCGTCGAGACTTACAGCGACACCGCGACCGAGATCGCGCGGGCGTACCGCCGTCTCGGCCGCCGGTTCACCGTCGCCGACGTCGCCGACGCGGTCGACGTCTCCCGCCGGCAGGTTCGGCGTGTGCTCGCGGAGCTCGCCGAGGCCGGGTACCTCCAGCGTGTGAGCGCCGGCGAGGGCGTCGCGACCGTGTACGGCCCAGGCGACCAACCCGGCGCCGGCGAGGTCGACCTCCCCCGTCGCGAGGACGCTGTCGACGCGACAGCCGGACACGGCCCGTCTAAGGAATACTATACGTGGAATGTCCGGGTGGCGGGTGGTGAGACGGCGTCCGAGACGGGTTCACCGGCGCCGAGCACGCGCCCGGTGGGTGCACCCCCCGCTCCGGAGGCGGTCGAGGCGTCCGGACCCCCGGGATAA